The following coding sequences are from one Rathayibacter sp. VKM Ac-2760 window:
- a CDS encoding hydantoinase/oxoprolinase family protein has product MSAALRDLSVGIDVGGTNTDAVVLDADGAVTAWTKQATTEDVTGGIRAALSAVLGELGADRDRVSRVMLGTTHATNAIVRRRDLGRVAVIRLGAPASTEFPSLSGWPADLRDTVLAGALLAGGGHLIDGYPISPLDVDGVRRFLDSLEGRFDAVAVCGIFSPSYPEQELEVAALVADHAGVDLPVSLSHEIGALGLLERENATVLNAALHGIARDVTQGLLTVVDEERLDAATFFAQNDGTLMAVEYAARYPVLTIGSGPANSIRGAAFLSGADDAIIIDIGGTTSDLGVLVDRFPRESTLPREIGGVRTNFRMPDILSVGIGGGTIVDTATGVPTTDSVGYRIAQEGLLFGGATATLTDAAAMQLPGMIPGRSLPTLDRATRSALGNALAVAQDRIESAVERMSLGRVGLPLVVVGGGGFLVPDHVQGASEVLRPDRGNVANAVGAAIALAGGRADQLCDHVDRAAAIEAAGRIAIERAIQAGADPRLVEIVDVLETPLSYSASASLKVSVKAAGPLALIGSPAPLALHSPKDAS; this is encoded by the coding sequence ATGAGCGCCGCACTCCGCGACCTCTCCGTCGGCATCGACGTCGGCGGCACCAACACCGACGCCGTCGTGCTCGACGCCGACGGCGCCGTGACCGCCTGGACCAAGCAGGCCACCACGGAGGACGTCACCGGCGGCATCCGCGCCGCGCTCTCCGCGGTGCTCGGCGAGCTGGGCGCCGACCGCGACCGCGTCTCGCGCGTCATGCTCGGCACCACCCACGCCACCAACGCGATCGTCCGCCGCCGCGACCTCGGCCGCGTCGCGGTGATCCGCCTCGGCGCCCCCGCCTCGACCGAGTTCCCCTCGCTCTCCGGCTGGCCCGCCGACCTCCGCGACACCGTGCTCGCCGGCGCACTGCTGGCCGGCGGCGGCCACCTGATCGACGGCTACCCGATCTCGCCGCTCGACGTCGACGGTGTCCGCCGCTTCCTCGACTCGCTCGAGGGCCGCTTCGACGCGGTCGCCGTCTGCGGGATCTTCAGCCCGTCCTACCCGGAGCAGGAGCTCGAGGTCGCCGCGCTGGTCGCCGATCACGCCGGCGTCGACCTGCCCGTCTCGCTCAGCCACGAGATCGGCGCCCTCGGTCTGCTCGAGCGCGAGAACGCGACCGTGCTCAACGCCGCGCTGCACGGCATCGCCCGCGACGTGACGCAGGGCCTGCTCACCGTGGTCGACGAGGAGCGGCTCGACGCGGCCACCTTCTTCGCCCAGAACGACGGCACGCTGATGGCCGTCGAGTACGCGGCCCGCTACCCGGTGCTCACCATCGGCTCCGGTCCGGCCAACTCGATCCGCGGCGCCGCGTTCCTCTCCGGCGCCGACGACGCGATCATCATCGACATCGGCGGCACCACCAGCGACCTCGGCGTGCTCGTCGACCGCTTCCCCCGCGAGTCGACCCTGCCGCGCGAGATCGGCGGCGTCCGCACCAACTTCCGGATGCCCGACATCCTCAGCGTCGGGATCGGCGGCGGCACGATCGTCGACACGGCCACCGGCGTGCCCACCACCGACTCGGTCGGCTACCGCATCGCCCAGGAGGGCCTGCTCTTCGGCGGCGCGACCGCGACCCTCACCGACGCCGCCGCGATGCAGCTGCCCGGGATGATCCCCGGCCGCAGCCTCCCCACCCTCGACCGCGCCACCCGCTCCGCCCTCGGCAACGCCCTCGCGGTCGCGCAGGACCGGATCGAGTCGGCCGTCGAGCGGATGTCGCTCGGCCGCGTCGGCCTGCCGCTCGTGGTCGTCGGCGGCGGCGGCTTCCTCGTCCCGGATCACGTGCAGGGCGCGAGCGAGGTGCTCCGCCCCGACCGCGGCAACGTGGCCAACGCCGTCGGCGCCGCGATCGCCCTGGCCGGCGGCCGCGCCGACCAGCTGTGCGACCACGTCGACCGCGCCGCCGCGATCGAGGCGGCCGGGCGGATCGCGATCGAGCGCGCGATCCAGGCCGGCGCCGATCCGCGCCTCGTCGAGATCGTCGACGTCCTCGAGACGCCGCTGTCGTACTCGGCCAGCGCGTCGCTCAAAGTCTCCGTGAAGGCCGCGGGCCCGCTGGCCCTGATCGGGAGTCCTGCACCACTCGCCCTGCATTCCCCGAAGGACGCATCATGA
- a CDS encoding DUF917 domain-containing protein — protein sequence MSFTPPAGPTPVRLITRDDVAPLAAGCAVFGTGGGGSVQGAQLSVENAIEANGPVRVVGVEDLGPDDAVIILSGIGAPSVGIEMLGSSSQVHTLLREVERIIERPVTTVMAAEIGGSNGVAPVGWAAELGLAVLDADGMGRAFPKATMISMNVAGLASEFAVMSDVVGNVSVLRTVDIAWLERHARAFTVAAGGIALGAHYLLTHETAPGAVIEGTVSRAIQVGRRLLASADPVTDIAEELGAAVLIGGKVIDIDRSTEGGFTRGSVTIDGVGADRSRMVRVEIQNENLVVIEDGGVVVSVPDLVSILDSETGEAISTEMLRFGQRVSVLAWACDPLWRTPRGIELAGPAAFDFDFDYVPFDGAVAEVAR from the coding sequence ATGAGCTTCACGCCCCCGGCCGGACCGACACCCGTCCGCCTGATCACCCGCGACGACGTCGCTCCCCTGGCCGCCGGCTGCGCGGTCTTCGGCACCGGCGGAGGCGGCTCGGTGCAGGGCGCCCAGCTCTCGGTCGAGAACGCGATCGAGGCGAACGGGCCGGTGCGCGTCGTCGGCGTCGAGGACCTCGGGCCGGACGACGCGGTGATCATCCTCTCCGGCATCGGCGCTCCGTCGGTCGGCATCGAGATGCTCGGCTCGAGCAGCCAGGTGCACACGCTGCTGCGCGAGGTCGAGCGCATCATCGAGCGGCCGGTCACCACCGTGATGGCGGCCGAGATCGGCGGCAGCAACGGCGTCGCACCGGTCGGCTGGGCGGCGGAGCTCGGGCTCGCCGTGCTCGACGCGGACGGCATGGGCCGCGCGTTCCCCAAGGCCACCATGATCTCGATGAACGTCGCCGGGCTGGCCAGCGAGTTCGCGGTGATGAGCGACGTGGTCGGCAACGTCAGCGTCCTCCGCACCGTCGACATCGCCTGGCTCGAGCGCCACGCCCGCGCCTTCACCGTCGCGGCCGGCGGCATCGCCCTCGGCGCGCACTACCTGCTCACCCACGAGACCGCCCCGGGCGCCGTGATCGAGGGCACCGTCAGCCGCGCGATCCAGGTCGGCCGCCGCCTGCTCGCCTCCGCCGATCCGGTGACCGACATCGCCGAGGAGCTCGGCGCGGCCGTGCTGATCGGCGGCAAGGTCATCGACATCGACCGCAGCACCGAGGGCGGCTTCACCCGCGGCTCGGTCACGATCGACGGCGTCGGCGCCGACCGCAGCCGGATGGTGCGGGTCGAGATCCAGAACGAGAACCTCGTGGTGATCGAGGACGGCGGCGTGGTCGTCAGCGTGCCGGACCTCGTCTCGATCCTCGACTCCGAGACCGGCGAGGCGATCTCGACCGAGATGCTCCGCTTCGGCCAGCGGGTCAGCGTGCTCGCCTGGGCCTGCGATCCGCTCTGGCGGACCCCGCGCGGGATCGAGCTCGCGGGCCCCGCCGCCTTCGACTTCGACTTCGACTACGTGCCGTTCGACGGCGCCGTGGCGGAGGTGGCCCGATGA
- a CDS encoding PucR family transcriptional regulator: protein MAQTSLLHVLEHGEQFGMVCRAGDPAGVALSGVEMLALEDVGRASPGHLVIVLPGADQPRAYQIDIVIRRAIAAEVAALLFVGELPLAETSRSLADRGALPVLTALAPPSELAVSIDRLLRGGAAEALGRAELAIAAARAACDADPADARSAVLDAATAALGIELRMIEDPAVTWSDPDAVCIGEVAVGRLVAEQPETAAVIALPVIAALLSRALQRESQVRFGPARSRADLVVELLLAESSRIDALAVDAARAGLPVASAHAAAWITPRHRDDAERRLPAALVAAIELNAFQLTDGRDEVWHLAVFHDDLVVVASEESGAPDHQRRVRDVAERLIAYGGAVAGEGWTFTVGLGTPQSGASGLRQSATEARITAGSAVAAGRLGAVEVTDVTGLRRVLLDFYASPLSRALLDDVLAPLDALGAERSAISVRTLLAYLSNRNSLARAGEVLLLHPNAVNYRVRRIEQALALDLEDPDTRFALELACRLRVMATTR from the coding sequence ATGGCACAGACGTCGCTCCTCCACGTCCTCGAGCACGGCGAGCAGTTCGGCATGGTCTGCCGCGCGGGCGACCCGGCGGGCGTCGCGCTCAGCGGTGTGGAGATGCTCGCGCTCGAGGACGTGGGGCGGGCGTCGCCCGGTCACCTGGTCATCGTGCTGCCCGGCGCGGACCAGCCGCGGGCGTACCAGATCGACATCGTCATCCGGCGGGCGATCGCGGCCGAGGTCGCCGCGCTGCTCTTCGTCGGCGAGCTGCCGCTGGCCGAGACCTCGCGCTCGCTGGCCGACCGTGGAGCGCTGCCGGTGCTGACCGCGCTCGCCCCGCCCTCCGAGCTGGCGGTCTCGATCGACCGGCTGCTGCGCGGCGGGGCGGCCGAGGCGCTCGGCCGGGCGGAGCTCGCGATCGCCGCCGCCCGGGCCGCCTGCGACGCCGACCCCGCCGACGCGCGCTCGGCCGTGCTCGACGCGGCGACGGCGGCGCTCGGGATCGAGCTGCGGATGATCGAGGACCCGGCCGTCACCTGGAGCGACCCCGACGCGGTCTGCATCGGCGAGGTCGCGGTGGGTCGGCTGGTCGCCGAGCAGCCGGAGACCGCGGCGGTGATCGCGCTGCCGGTGATCGCCGCGCTGCTCTCCCGGGCGCTGCAGCGCGAGTCGCAGGTGCGCTTCGGACCGGCGCGCTCGCGGGCCGACCTCGTGGTCGAGCTGCTGCTGGCGGAGTCCTCGCGCATCGACGCGCTGGCCGTCGACGCCGCCCGCGCCGGGCTGCCGGTCGCCTCCGCGCACGCCGCCGCGTGGATCACGCCGCGCCACCGCGACGACGCCGAGCGCCGTCTGCCCGCCGCGCTCGTCGCCGCGATCGAGCTGAACGCCTTCCAGCTGACCGACGGCCGCGACGAGGTCTGGCACCTCGCGGTCTTCCACGACGACCTGGTGGTGGTCGCCTCGGAGGAGTCGGGGGCGCCGGACCACCAGCGGCGGGTGCGGGACGTGGCCGAGCGGCTGATCGCCTACGGCGGCGCGGTCGCGGGGGAGGGCTGGACCTTCACCGTCGGCCTCGGCACGCCGCAGTCCGGCGCCTCGGGGCTCCGGCAGTCGGCGACGGAGGCGCGCATCACCGCGGGCTCGGCCGTCGCGGCCGGCCGCCTCGGCGCAGTGGAGGTCACCGACGTCACGGGCCTGCGCCGGGTGCTGCTCGACTTCTACGCGTCGCCGCTCAGCCGCGCGCTGCTCGACGACGTGCTCGCCCCGCTGGACGCCCTCGGCGCCGAGCGCTCCGCCATCTCGGTCCGCACCCTGCTGGCGTACCTCAGCAACCGCAACTCCCTCGCCCGCGCCGGCGAGGTGCTGCTGCTGCACCCGAACGCCGTGAACTACCGCGTGCGCCGCATCGAGCAGGCACTGGCCCTCGACCTCGAGGACCCGGACACCCGCTTCGCCCTGGAGCTGGCCTGCCGCCTGCGCGTGATGGCGACGACGCGCTGA
- a CDS encoding FCD domain-containing protein: protein MTRQRTLVDTVGTAVVRGDLPAGTVLGIEALAREHGVSRSVIREALRILETLGMIVARQRVGITVLGREHWQLLDPRVIAWRSHADDAQTQLRELMQLRSILEPAAAELAVAQGTEEQLTAIVRAAEEMTATYRDRRVAAFARADLDFHSAIVAAASSSVLAQLSDTVLAALRLRYSGSVPVFGEEGERALALHVRLADALAARDAAAAVDLTRALVDQTRGRLEDSAAQADDADAATAADDS, encoded by the coding sequence ATGACCCGTCAACGCACCCTCGTCGACACCGTCGGCACCGCCGTCGTCCGCGGCGATCTGCCGGCGGGGACGGTGCTCGGCATCGAGGCGCTCGCCCGCGAGCACGGCGTCTCGCGCTCCGTCATCCGGGAGGCCCTGCGCATCCTGGAGACTCTCGGGATGATCGTCGCGCGTCAGCGGGTGGGGATCACCGTCCTCGGCCGCGAGCACTGGCAGCTCCTGGATCCGCGGGTCATCGCCTGGCGCTCGCACGCGGACGACGCGCAGACGCAGCTCCGCGAGCTGATGCAGCTGCGGTCGATCCTCGAGCCGGCCGCGGCGGAGCTCGCCGTGGCCCAGGGCACCGAGGAGCAGCTGACCGCGATCGTCCGGGCGGCCGAGGAGATGACCGCGACCTACCGCGACCGGCGGGTCGCCGCGTTCGCGCGGGCCGACCTCGACTTCCACTCGGCGATCGTCGCCGCGGCGTCCAGCTCCGTCCTCGCGCAGCTCTCCGACACCGTCCTCGCCGCCCTGCGGCTGCGCTACTCCGGGAGCGTGCCGGTCTTCGGCGAGGAGGGCGAGCGGGCCCTGGCCCTCCACGTCCGGCTCGCCGACGCCCTCGCCGCCCGCGACGCCGCGGCGGCGGTCGACCTCACCCGTGCGCTCGTCGACCAGACCCGCGGCCGCCTCGAGGACAGCGCGGCGCAGGCGGACGACGCGGACGCGGCGACAGCGGCCGACGACTCGTGA
- a CDS encoding SDR family NAD(P)-dependent oxidoreductase, with amino-acid sequence MLVDLTDRVVLVTGGGRGIGRALAERFVAEGAKVAAFDVAFPEGAPEGVLQIEGDVTEPDSVADGVARVAEHFGGIDVLINNAGINVEGRVEDLDPAAWRRCFDVNVAGVFLMSQAVLPHVKASDHGRILNAASFAAIVPSVGAAAYGASKAAVVQFTRVLAGELGPWGVTVNAYAPGMVPSAMNGFETMPQATQDRLLDTLTLRRWGTADSIADLLVFLASDAADYITGTLVDVSGGKLATQLPQRAYEGAVPPAS; translated from the coding sequence ATGCTGGTGGATCTCACGGATCGGGTCGTCCTGGTGACGGGCGGCGGACGGGGCATCGGGCGGGCGCTCGCCGAGCGCTTCGTCGCGGAGGGGGCGAAGGTCGCGGCGTTCGACGTCGCCTTCCCGGAGGGCGCCCCCGAGGGAGTCCTGCAGATCGAGGGCGACGTGACCGAGCCCGACTCGGTGGCGGACGGCGTCGCTCGCGTCGCCGAGCACTTCGGCGGCATCGACGTCCTGATCAACAACGCGGGGATCAACGTCGAGGGCCGGGTGGAGGATCTCGATCCGGCCGCCTGGCGCCGCTGCTTCGATGTCAACGTCGCGGGCGTCTTCCTGATGTCGCAGGCGGTGCTGCCGCACGTGAAGGCCTCCGATCACGGTCGCATCCTCAACGCGGCCTCGTTCGCGGCGATCGTCCCGTCGGTGGGGGCCGCCGCCTACGGGGCGTCGAAGGCGGCCGTCGTGCAGTTCACCCGGGTGCTCGCCGGCGAGCTGGGACCGTGGGGCGTCACCGTCAACGCCTACGCTCCCGGCATGGTCCCGAGCGCGATGAACGGCTTCGAGACGATGCCGCAGGCGACGCAGGACCGCCTGCTCGACACGCTGACCCTCCGGCGCTGGGGCACCGCAGACAGCATCGCCGACCTGCTCGTGTTCCTCGCGAGCGACGCCGCCGACTACATCACGGGAACGCTCGTCGACGTGAGCGGCGGCAAGCTCGCCACGCAGCTCCCGCAGCGCGCCTACGAGGGAGCGGTCCCGCCGGCCTCATGA
- a CDS encoding SDR family NAD(P)-dependent oxidoreductase, which translates to MNAELRVAWVTGAGSGVGRACATALGERGWIVALSGRRAPELAETARLVRAAGGTALELPFDVAADDARERVEAIAAATGTDRLDAVILSAGANTPQRAWADQSMAEFAAVVQTNLLGVVRSADAALPGLRAASGVIVVISSIAGWRPSPGAGVAYSAGKTALAPVVRTLNDQEADAGVRATLLCPGDIDSDFLRQRPEVPGAAARAVMLAPADVARSAMFVIDAPRHVRIDELVISPLSQRSA; encoded by the coding sequence ATGAACGCGGAGTTGCGAGTCGCCTGGGTGACAGGAGCCGGAAGCGGAGTGGGGCGCGCCTGCGCGACAGCCCTGGGGGAGCGCGGCTGGATCGTGGCCCTCTCCGGGCGCAGGGCCCCCGAGCTCGCCGAGACGGCGCGCCTCGTCCGCGCCGCCGGCGGCACCGCCCTCGAGCTGCCGTTCGACGTCGCCGCGGACGACGCCCGCGAGCGCGTCGAGGCGATCGCCGCCGCGACCGGCACCGACCGCCTGGACGCCGTGATCCTCTCCGCCGGGGCCAACACCCCGCAGCGGGCGTGGGCGGACCAGTCGATGGCGGAGTTCGCGGCCGTCGTGCAGACCAACCTCCTCGGCGTCGTCCGCAGTGCCGACGCCGCCCTGCCGGGACTGCGCGCCGCATCCGGCGTCATCGTCGTGATCTCCTCGATCGCGGGCTGGCGCCCCTCGCCCGGCGCCGGCGTCGCCTACAGCGCCGGCAAGACGGCACTCGCGCCGGTGGTCCGCACCCTCAACGACCAGGAGGCCGACGCGGGCGTCCGCGCGACCCTGCTCTGCCCCGGCGACATCGACAGCGACTTCCTGCGCCAGCGACCCGAAGTCCCCGGCGCGGCGGCCCGCGCGGTGATGCTCGCGCCCGCCGACGTCGCCCGCTCGGCGATGTTCGTCATCGACGCGCCCCGCCACGTGCGGATCGACGAGCTCGTGATCTCCCCGCTCTCCCAGCGCTCCGCCTGA
- a CDS encoding LacI family DNA-binding transcriptional regulator, with protein MTQSPTTSDPGERNPRPITIDDVAKHANVSRAAVSKVIRNAYGVSSTMRDLVTASIDELNYRPRVAARAMRGSTFTIGVQLPQVENGFFTRILLGIVSVVHRSGYQLIITPMIDRVSGTTVLESLLDRKVDGIIAVAPAVPQDWLEQLGRRMPLVEIGQHDDPVHYDAVMSDDEAGAGLVMEHLLGAGHTAISHITNDERLLMEPRTDPHPRRLRVYEEMMRAHGLAPDVIRIDEAKMNAYSATREMLRRRSRPTAVFAGHDAIALDVMRAAAEIGLSPDDLAIVGYDDVPLADHPLLGLSTVDQSGEKMGADAARLLLERIQGRSKSVTHRFAPELRIRRSSTPTLAAHSDGPSIPTTSE; from the coding sequence ATGACGCAGTCCCCCACGACCTCCGATCCCGGGGAGAGGAACCCGCGGCCCATCACGATCGACGACGTGGCCAAGCACGCCAACGTCTCCCGGGCGGCCGTCTCGAAGGTGATCCGCAACGCCTACGGCGTCAGCAGCACCATGCGCGATCTGGTGACGGCCTCGATCGACGAGCTGAACTACCGGCCGAGGGTCGCCGCCCGTGCCATGCGCGGCTCCACGTTCACGATCGGCGTCCAGCTCCCCCAGGTCGAGAACGGCTTCTTCACCCGCATCCTGCTCGGGATCGTCAGCGTCGTGCACCGCTCCGGCTACCAGCTGATCATCACGCCGATGATCGACAGGGTGAGCGGCACCACCGTGCTCGAGAGCCTCCTCGACCGGAAGGTCGACGGGATCATCGCGGTGGCGCCGGCGGTGCCGCAGGACTGGCTGGAGCAGCTCGGCCGGCGCATGCCCCTCGTGGAGATCGGGCAGCACGACGACCCCGTCCACTACGACGCGGTGATGAGCGACGACGAGGCCGGCGCGGGTCTCGTCATGGAGCACCTGCTCGGGGCGGGTCACACCGCGATCAGTCACATCACGAACGATGAGCGGCTCCTGATGGAGCCCCGGACGGATCCGCACCCGCGTCGACTGCGCGTCTACGAGGAGATGATGCGGGCTCACGGCTTGGCGCCCGACGTCATCCGGATCGACGAGGCGAAGATGAACGCCTACTCCGCCACCCGGGAGATGCTGCGGCGACGCTCTCGACCGACCGCGGTCTTCGCGGGGCACGACGCGATAGCGCTGGACGTGATGAGGGCGGCCGCCGAGATCGGCCTGTCACCCGACGACCTCGCCATCGTCGGCTACGACGACGTCCCGCTCGCCGACCACCCGCTCCTGGGCCTGAGCACGGTCGATCAGTCGGGCGAGAAGATGGGGGCCGATGCGGCTCGACTGCTCCTCGAGCGGATCCAGGGACGCTCGAAGTCCGTCACGCACAGATTCGCACCGGAGCTGCGCATCCGCCGCTCCAGCACTCCCACGCTCGCCGCGCACTCCGACGGTCCGAGCATCCCGACGACGAGCGAGTAG
- a CDS encoding extracellular solute-binding protein — protein sequence MSSIFTTRRSTALIAGAALAAVALAGCSTAGGASADGSVSISYLTTNGDDSIALGEALIAAFEKENPDISVTLNTRPGGAEGDNLVKTQLSTGEMDDVFLYNTGSLLQALNPDSTLLDLSDEGWVADVTDGFKQVVSTDAGTYGAPLGTSYAGGIAYNKKVFADLGIEIPTDWSSLMAAAEKIKAAGITPIEQTYGETWTSQIVLLSDFGNVLTQDPEWADDYTANEAKFADQPALDGFKHLQEVYDAGFLNADFASATAADGSAALGEGSAAMYPMLSSAVLPTLLQNSPDQVEDIGFFALPAENASDTTLTVWEPSALYIPNTSEGAELDAAKKLVAFLNSSEGCDVQNENNVPGGPYSTSACTVPADSPSLVADIQAYIDADKTAPALEFLSPVKGPNLENISVEVGSGISSAEDGAAAYDDDVKKQAQQLGLEGW from the coding sequence GTGTCCTCGATCTTCACCACGCGGCGATCCACGGCTCTCATCGCCGGCGCCGCTCTCGCGGCCGTCGCGCTGGCGGGCTGCTCGACGGCCGGCGGCGCGAGCGCGGACGGTTCCGTCTCGATCTCGTACCTGACGACCAACGGCGACGACTCGATCGCCCTGGGCGAAGCGCTCATCGCGGCGTTCGAGAAGGAGAACCCCGACATCAGCGTGACGCTGAACACGCGCCCCGGCGGAGCGGAGGGCGACAACCTCGTCAAGACGCAGCTCTCGACCGGAGAGATGGACGACGTGTTCCTGTACAACACGGGATCCCTGCTGCAGGCGCTCAACCCCGACTCCACCCTCCTCGATCTCTCCGACGAGGGGTGGGTGGCCGACGTGACCGACGGGTTCAAGCAGGTCGTCTCCACCGACGCCGGAACCTACGGCGCACCGCTCGGAACCTCCTACGCGGGCGGCATCGCCTACAACAAGAAGGTCTTCGCCGACCTCGGAATCGAGATCCCGACGGACTGGAGCTCCCTCATGGCCGCAGCGGAGAAGATCAAGGCGGCGGGCATCACTCCCATCGAGCAGACGTACGGCGAGACCTGGACGTCCCAGATCGTTCTTCTGTCCGACTTCGGCAACGTGCTGACGCAGGACCCGGAGTGGGCCGACGACTACACCGCCAATGAGGCGAAGTTCGCGGACCAGCCGGCCCTCGACGGATTCAAGCACCTGCAGGAGGTCTACGACGCCGGCTTCCTGAACGCCGACTTCGCCTCCGCGACCGCCGCCGACGGGTCGGCCGCTCTGGGCGAGGGGAGTGCCGCGATGTATCCGATGCTCTCCTCCGCGGTCCTGCCGACGCTCCTCCAGAACTCGCCCGACCAGGTCGAGGACATCGGCTTCTTCGCCCTGCCGGCGGAGAACGCGTCCGACACCACCCTGACGGTGTGGGAGCCGAGCGCCCTCTACATCCCGAACACCTCCGAGGGCGCTGAACTGGACGCTGCGAAGAAGCTCGTCGCCTTCCTCAACTCCTCCGAGGGCTGCGACGTCCAGAACGAGAACAACGTCCCCGGCGGCCCGTACTCGACGAGCGCCTGCACCGTGCCGGCCGATTCCCCTTCCCTCGTCGCTGACATCCAGGCGTACATCGACGCCGACAAGACCGCTCCCGCGCTCGAGTTCCTGTCGCCGGTCAAGGGCCCGAACCTCGAGAACATCTCCGTCGAGGTGGGATCCGGCATCTCCTCCGCGGAGGACGGCGCCGCCGCGTACGACGACGACGTCAAGAAGCAGGCCCAGCAGCTGGGCCTCGAAGGCTGGTAG
- a CDS encoding sugar ABC transporter permease encodes MTDLRQKPATRVPTESPSKPRPSRTRRQSKSIYPSWFFIPAAALYIVLFAVPTFASLYFSLTRWTLFDVTFIGFDNFIQFFSDPQLLRAFTNTLIFAVVTSVAKVVLGFALAVLLTSELIGRGYLRAVTFFPVLVSTIGIGLTFKALLDPFDGIVNGALSVFGIQGPGWLTDPSLALISVAIVDVWKGLGIATLVYIAGIVAIPQDYFEAARMDGAGSWKVFRNITFPLSWPATGTVIILSLIGGLRSFDLIWAMTKGGPGFSSDVIASVIYKQYQAGFYGLSTAGNVVLFIVVTAVMIPLSSLINKRSNNV; translated from the coding sequence ATGACCGACCTGCGGCAGAAGCCTGCCACCCGAGTCCCGACGGAGTCCCCGTCGAAGCCCCGTCCCTCGCGGACGCGGCGACAGAGCAAGAGCATCTACCCGTCGTGGTTCTTCATTCCCGCGGCCGCTCTCTACATCGTGCTCTTCGCCGTCCCGACCTTCGCGTCCCTCTACTTCAGCCTCACCCGCTGGACCCTCTTCGACGTCACCTTCATCGGCTTCGACAACTTCATCCAGTTCTTCAGCGACCCGCAGCTCCTGCGCGCCTTCACCAACACCCTGATCTTCGCCGTCGTCACCAGCGTCGCGAAGGTCGTGCTCGGCTTCGCGCTGGCCGTCCTCCTGACCTCGGAGCTGATCGGCCGCGGCTACCTGCGAGCGGTGACCTTCTTCCCCGTCCTGGTCTCCACCATCGGCATCGGCCTCACATTCAAGGCCCTCCTCGACCCGTTCGACGGCATCGTCAACGGCGCCCTCTCCGTCTTCGGGATCCAAGGACCCGGCTGGCTCACGGATCCGAGTCTCGCGCTGATCAGCGTCGCGATCGTCGACGTCTGGAAGGGCCTGGGAATCGCGACCCTGGTCTACATCGCCGGGATCGTCGCCATCCCGCAGGACTACTTCGAAGCGGCGCGCATGGACGGCGCCGGATCGTGGAAGGTCTTCCGGAACATCACGTTCCCGCTGTCCTGGCCCGCGACCGGAACCGTCATCATCCTGTCCCTCATCGGCGGTCTGCGCTCCTTCGACCTGATCTGGGCCATGACCAAGGGCGGCCCCGGATTCAGCTCCGACGTCATCGCCTCCGTGATCTACAAGCAGTACCAGGCCGGGTTCTACGGCCTCTCCACCGCGGGGAACGTCGTCCTCTTCATCGTCGTCACCGCCGTGATGATCCCCCTCTCGTCCCTCATCAACAAGAGGAGCAACAACGTATGA
- a CDS encoding carbohydrate ABC transporter permease, translated as MSALTVRRWTVGTIAILITGVVFLIPFAFILITAAKTAPEASRLAFTWPTEWQLWNNVATVLADRDGILVKAFVNSIVLTVASVTIMVVLAAMVGYVLQRKRSRWNPIINFFVLAGLIVPPAVVPTIWVLQGVGLFKTLGGLILIEATFGLSFCILLFQAFVATIPRELDEAAVIDGAGPIRLFFRIVLPLLKPVIVTVIVVQSVAVFNDFANPLYFLPGDANATVQLTLYAYASSATSAGALNLLFTDVLLITIPPLVMYIFFNRQIVAGMTSGSIKG; from the coding sequence ATGAGCGCGCTCACCGTCCGCCGGTGGACCGTCGGCACGATCGCGATCCTGATCACCGGCGTCGTCTTCCTGATCCCGTTCGCCTTCATCCTCATCACTGCGGCCAAGACCGCGCCGGAAGCGTCGCGGCTGGCATTCACCTGGCCGACGGAATGGCAGCTGTGGAACAACGTCGCCACCGTCCTCGCCGATCGCGACGGCATCCTCGTCAAGGCCTTCGTCAACAGCATCGTCCTCACCGTCGCCAGCGTCACGATCATGGTCGTCCTCGCCGCGATGGTCGGCTATGTGCTGCAGCGCAAGCGCTCGCGCTGGAACCCGATCATCAACTTCTTCGTCCTCGCCGGCCTCATCGTGCCTCCCGCCGTCGTTCCGACCATCTGGGTGCTGCAGGGCGTCGGACTCTTCAAGACGCTCGGCGGCCTGATCCTCATCGAGGCCACCTTCGGGCTCTCGTTCTGCATCCTGCTCTTCCAGGCCTTCGTCGCCACCATTCCGCGAGAGCTCGACGAGGCCGCGGTCATCGACGGCGCCGGCCCGATCCGGCTGTTCTTCCGCATCGTGCTCCCGCTCCTGAAGCCCGTGATCGTCACGGTGATCGTCGTGCAGTCGGTCGCCGTCTTCAACGACTTCGCCAACCCGCTCTACTTCCTGCCCGGCGACGCGAACGCGACGGTCCAGCTGACGCTCTACGCCTACGCCTCCAGCGCGACGAGCGCCGGTGCGCTGAACCTGCTCTTCACGGACGTCCTCCTCATCACCATCCCCCCGCTGGTCATGTACATCTTCTTCAACCGTCAGATCGTCGCCGGCATGACCAGCGGCTCGATCAAGGGCTGA